In a single window of the Paenibacillus sp. MMS20-IR301 genome:
- the ispG gene encoding flavodoxin-dependent (E)-4-hydroxy-3-methylbut-2-enyl-diphosphate synthase: MFLRHQTRPVNVGGVIIGGNNEVAIQSMCTTKTADVEATVAEILRLEEAGCQLVRVTVNNEEAAAAIKEIKKQIHIPLVADIHFNYKLALLAIENGIDKVRINPGNIGRRDKVEAVVKACKEKGIPIRIGVNAGSLETHLLEKYGYPTPEAMVESALYHIGILEELDFHDIIVSLKASDVPMAIEAYRKAAEVIPYPLHLGITESGTLFAGTVKSSAGIGALLSMGIGSTVRISLSADPVEEVKVARELLKTFGLISNAATLISCPTCGRLDIDLFSIANEVEEYISKLKVPIKVSVLGCAVNGPGEAREADIGIAGARGEGLLFRYGKMIRKVPEAELVSELKKEIDIIVAHFEETGEIPGRKHAGLAPAVSIGTSEGSNSAE; this comes from the coding sequence ATGTTCTTGAGACACCAGACCCGTCCCGTCAATGTCGGCGGGGTTATTATTGGGGGAAACAACGAGGTTGCGATCCAAAGCATGTGTACGACCAAAACCGCTGATGTGGAAGCCACCGTTGCCGAGATTCTGCGGCTGGAGGAAGCCGGATGCCAGCTCGTGCGTGTAACGGTCAACAATGAAGAAGCGGCGGCGGCAATTAAGGAAATCAAGAAACAGATTCATATCCCGCTGGTAGCGGATATTCATTTCAACTATAAGCTGGCTCTGCTGGCCATCGAGAACGGCATCGATAAGGTGCGGATCAATCCCGGCAATATCGGGCGCCGCGACAAGGTGGAAGCTGTAGTTAAGGCCTGCAAGGAGAAGGGCATTCCTATTCGTATCGGGGTTAATGCCGGTTCCCTGGAGACGCATCTGCTGGAGAAATACGGTTATCCTACACCGGAAGCCATGGTCGAGAGTGCCCTGTATCATATCGGGATTCTCGAAGAGCTGGATTTCCATGATATTATCGTATCGCTGAAGGCTTCCGATGTGCCGATGGCGATCGAAGCTTACCGCAAGGCAGCGGAAGTCATTCCTTACCCGCTGCACTTAGGCATCACCGAATCCGGTACGCTGTTCGCCGGAACCGTGAAGAGCTCGGCCGGGATCGGCGCGCTGCTCTCGATGGGTATCGGCAGCACTGTACGTATCTCTCTGAGCGCTGATCCGGTGGAAGAAGTGAAGGTAGCCCGGGAGCTGCTCAAGACCTTCGGTCTGATCTCGAACGCCGCTACGCTAATCTCCTGCCCGACCTGCGGACGCCTGGATATTGATCTTTTCTCGATCGCGAACGAAGTGGAAGAGTATATCTCCAAGCTCAAGGTGCCTATCAAGGTATCGGTATTAGGCTGCGCGGTGAATGGTCCGGGGGAAGCCAGAGAGGCAGATATCGGTATCGCCGGAGCACGCGGAGAAGGCCTGCTGTTCCGTTACGGCAAGATGATCCGCAAGGTTCCTGAAGCGGAGCTGGTCTCCGAGCTGAAGAAGGAGATTGACATCATCGTGGCCCACTTCGAAGAGACCGGTGAGATTCCCGGCCGTAAGCATGCAGGACTTGCTCCGGCTGTAAGCATCGGTACGTCTGAGGGCAGCAATTCAGCGGAATGA
- a CDS encoding endospore germination permease, with translation MKNRSGISFRQFYIMTFGLTIGTSILVVPSGMARTAREDAWIAALCSLAINLIMVVLYIALARLHPGRNIFEIFEDTLGKWLGKAVSLLYLFYFLILTGTLLGDLGFFISSEIMPETPMEVVQIIFLTAAVVSAGKGIIVLARVGELLFPWVLFLFLILTLALTPQIEWNHIKPVLEGGWTPIFKAGYQSAMFQEVIVLMTFLPLVKKPRDGERAFLLGTFAGGVMLSIIVLLSILILGIEQTENSTFPAYALSKTINIANVLQRVEGILITIWVLTFFIKISLLYHSILKGIQTVFRLKSPGHLIYPLAVLFILIAWNTYINTVYVNEIIATVWGNFSFIHLLLIPFILYLITLLTKKRPAARV, from the coding sequence TTGAAGAACCGTTCGGGCATTTCCTTCAGACAGTTCTATATCATGACGTTCGGCCTTACCATCGGAACCTCGATCCTGGTCGTACCCAGCGGAATGGCACGTACCGCGAGAGAAGATGCCTGGATTGCTGCGCTCTGCAGCCTTGCGATCAACCTGATCATGGTTGTGCTGTATATTGCGCTTGCCCGGCTTCATCCCGGCAGGAATATCTTTGAGATCTTCGAGGATACCCTCGGCAAATGGCTGGGTAAAGCGGTCTCGCTGCTCTATCTTTTCTACTTTCTGATTCTTACGGGTACGCTGCTCGGTGATCTCGGATTCTTCATCTCCAGTGAGATTATGCCGGAAACACCGATGGAGGTTGTCCAGATCATCTTCCTGACTGCAGCCGTAGTCAGTGCGGGTAAGGGGATTATTGTCCTGGCGAGAGTCGGTGAATTGCTGTTCCCCTGGGTGTTGTTCCTGTTCCTTATCCTGACACTGGCTCTAACGCCCCAAATTGAGTGGAATCATATCAAGCCTGTTCTGGAGGGCGGCTGGACTCCTATATTCAAAGCCGGGTATCAGTCAGCCATGTTTCAGGAAGTTATTGTCCTTATGACTTTCCTCCCGCTGGTCAAAAAGCCCCGTGACGGAGAGCGGGCCTTTCTGCTGGGGACATTCGCAGGCGGTGTCATGCTCAGCATTATCGTCTTGCTCAGCATCCTTATTCTTGGCATTGAACAGACGGAGAACAGCACCTTCCCGGCCTACGCCCTCTCCAAAACCATTAATATTGCGAACGTTCTGCAGCGCGTAGAGGGCATCCTGATCACGATCTGGGTCTTAACCTTTTTCATCAAAATCTCACTGCTCTACCACTCCATCCTGAAGGGGATTCAGACCGTCTTCCGCCTCAAGTCACCGGGGCATCTGATCTACCCGCTGGCGGTACTCTTCATTCTCATCGCCTGGAATACCTATATCAACACGGTTTATGTCAATGAGATCATTGCCACCGTGTGGGGGAACTTCTCGTTCATCCACCTGCTGCTGATTCCCTTCATTCTGTATCTGATTACTCTGCTTACCAAAAAACGCCCCGCAGCAAGGGTCTGA
- a CDS encoding Ger(x)C family spore germination protein — protein MRGRRMLAILLILGLASMLTGCWSRKELNELALVMALGIDLDPEGYAVSAQVMNPSEAGNQKGASSGSLPVVTYKSVGKTVPDALQRMLSMTPRMLYLAHIRVIVFGEELARSGVSDALDFLSRDNQTRTDFYLLVAKNSTASKILEIVTPFEHIPANSLYSSILVSHKKWAATGKVTLQQFITELERGGSNPIMSGVQLRGNLQNGESPKNVQNISPQTLIQHAGIAVFKKDKLVGWLGEPLSKSVNYALNEVDTTVGNVPSPEGGTAGFIVTQADTRLDIKINEEGKPEFIVKLNIEADLTTVEGPLDLNNPANLKIIEDNLQNRFNIKMSSDIREIQEKYNSDIFGFGEALHRKYPRLWKDYREHWEDTFKTVKVDVHSKVAIRRIGSIIQPLKKEIEEK, from the coding sequence ATGCGGGGAAGACGAATGCTGGCCATCCTCCTGATCCTGGGACTGGCTTCAATGCTTACCGGCTGCTGGAGCCGTAAAGAACTGAACGAGCTGGCACTCGTCATGGCGCTTGGCATCGATCTGGACCCGGAGGGATATGCGGTATCCGCACAGGTAATGAACCCCAGTGAGGCAGGCAACCAGAAAGGCGCTTCCTCCGGAAGTCTGCCTGTCGTTACCTACAAATCCGTAGGAAAGACCGTCCCTGATGCACTGCAGCGCATGCTGAGCATGACGCCCCGTATGCTGTATCTGGCGCATATCCGTGTCATTGTGTTCGGGGAGGAGCTGGCCCGCAGCGGTGTGAGTGATGCCCTGGATTTCCTCTCCCGTGACAACCAGACGCGTACTGACTTTTATCTGCTGGTGGCCAAGAACTCTACTGCGTCCAAAATCCTGGAGATCGTGACTCCCTTCGAGCATATTCCGGCGAACTCCCTCTATTCTTCGATCCTGGTCTCCCATAAGAAATGGGCGGCAACCGGCAAGGTCACTCTGCAGCAATTCATTACCGAGCTTGAGCGCGGCGGCTCTAATCCGATCATGTCCGGAGTGCAGCTGCGCGGAAACCTGCAGAATGGGGAGTCACCCAAGAATGTGCAGAACATCAGCCCGCAGACCTTAATTCAGCATGCCGGGATTGCCGTGTTCAAAAAAGACAAGCTGGTCGGCTGGCTGGGAGAACCGCTCAGTAAAAGTGTTAACTATGCGCTGAATGAAGTGGATACCACTGTCGGCAATGTACCCAGCCCTGAAGGAGGCACTGCAGGCTTCATTGTAACCCAGGCAGATACCCGGCTGGATATTAAGATTAATGAAGAGGGCAAGCCGGAATTCATCGTTAAGCTTAATATCGAAGCTGACCTGACTACGGTAGAGGGTCCGCTTGACCTGAACAATCCGGCGAATCTCAAGATCATTGAGGATAATCTGCAGAACCGGTTCAACATCAAGATGTCCAGTGACATCCGGGAGATACAGGAGAAATACAATTCCGATATCTTCGGCTTCGGAGAAGCGCTGCACCGGAAATATCCCCGCCTGTGGAAGGATTACCGCGAGCACTGGGAGGATACCTTCAAGACTGTCAAAGTCGATGTCCACTCCAAGGTTGCGATCCGGCGCATCGGCTCCATCATTCAACCGCTTAAAAAGGAGATTGAGGAGAAATGA
- a CDS encoding spore germination protein, translated as MTQLEHAGAPGEKLPASLSAFVEGMQARLGTSTDIIYRFLTLGPSPAAVVFIEGMADPDSVIQAIHEDASLFGEFTEPQPERCRKLLLERTLTLGKVGEIHNYTEVETEILAGNTIIVIEGSVTALSAGTEALKQRAVEDASSQSVVRGPREGFTESLRENTALVRRRIQNPKLRIESRKLGKQTQTDVAVMYIEGNADPVVLQELRRRLDEADLDSVLESNYIEEMIQDKQYSPFPTVYNTERPDVTASALLEGRIAILTEGTPFVLVVPALLVQFFQSSEDYYQRSDFASLVRLLRYFCFAVALLTPSFYIAITTFHQEMIPTTLLISLIGQREGIPFPAFLEAFIMEITFEVLREAGIRLPKSIGQSVSIVGTLVIGQAAVDAGLVSAAMVIVVSITAIANFALPAFNVGISVRMLRFVLMAIAASFGLFGMIIALIILGLHLCSLESVGVPYMTSFAPTRWQSQKDTFVRLSRRAMKKYFGQN; from the coding sequence ATGACACAGCTGGAACATGCAGGAGCACCCGGGGAGAAGCTGCCGGCTTCATTGTCTGCTTTCGTAGAAGGCATGCAGGCCCGCCTGGGCACAAGTACGGATATTATCTACCGCTTCCTCACGCTTGGCCCCTCGCCCGCTGCTGTTGTATTCATTGAAGGGATGGCTGATCCGGATAGTGTAATCCAGGCAATTCATGAAGATGCCAGCCTCTTCGGTGAATTCACGGAGCCTCAGCCGGAGCGCTGCCGGAAGCTGCTGCTGGAACGGACACTTACCCTCGGCAAGGTTGGGGAGATCCATAACTATACAGAGGTAGAGACCGAGATTCTCGCCGGCAACACGATTATTGTTATCGAAGGAAGTGTTACCGCCCTGTCAGCCGGTACAGAAGCGCTGAAGCAGCGCGCGGTAGAGGATGCCAGCTCCCAGTCGGTCGTGCGCGGCCCCCGCGAAGGCTTCACGGAGTCCCTGCGGGAGAATACGGCGCTGGTGCGCAGGCGCATCCAGAACCCCAAGCTGCGGATCGAGTCGCGCAAGCTGGGGAAGCAGACCCAGACGGATGTCGCCGTAATGTACATTGAAGGCAACGCCGATCCGGTCGTGCTGCAGGAGCTGCGCAGGCGGCTGGATGAAGCTGATCTGGACAGCGTACTGGAGAGCAATTACATCGAGGAGATGATTCAGGACAAGCAGTACAGCCCTTTTCCTACGGTCTATAACACAGAGCGTCCGGATGTTACAGCCTCGGCGCTGCTGGAAGGGCGGATCGCCATTCTGACGGAGGGTACTCCGTTTGTACTTGTGGTTCCTGCACTGCTGGTGCAATTCTTCCAGTCCAGCGAGGATTACTACCAGCGGAGCGACTTCGCCAGTCTGGTACGGCTGCTCCGGTATTTCTGCTTCGCTGTCGCGCTGCTGACGCCCTCCTTCTATATCGCCATCACCACCTTCCACCAGGAGATGATTCCGACTACCTTGCTGATCAGCCTGATTGGGCAGCGTGAGGGAATTCCTTTTCCGGCATTCCTGGAAGCCTTCATTATGGAGATCACCTTCGAGGTGCTGCGCGAGGCCGGTATCCGGCTGCCCAAATCCATCGGCCAATCGGTCTCCATCGTCGGAACACTGGTCATCGGCCAGGCGGCGGTGGATGCAGGACTGGTCTCGGCTGCGATGGTCATTGTAGTGTCCATTACTGCCATTGCCAACTTCGCCCTGCCTGCCTTCAATGTCGGGATCTCCGTGCGGATGCTGCGTTTCGTGCTCATGGCGATTGCCGCCTCTTTCGGCTTATTCGGGATGATTATCGCGTTAATTATACTGGGACTGCATCTGTGCAGCCTGGAATCGGTGGGCGTTCCTTACATGACCTCATTCGCACCAACCCGCTGGCAGAGCCAGAAGGATACGTTCGTCCGTTTATCCCGGCGAGCCATGAAGAAATATTTTGGACAAAATTAG
- the lonB gene encoding ATP-dependent protease LonB — MELSILLMIVQLFFALVIGVYFWNLLRGQKTNKTAVDRESRKELDKLRKMRMISLTKPLSEKTRPASIGDIVGQKDGLRALKAALCSANPQHVIIYGPPGVGKTAAARVVMEEAKKNALSPFKKDAKFTEIDATTARFDERGIADPLIGSVHDPIYQGAGAMGVAGVPQPKPGAVTKAHGGILFLDEIGELHPIQMNKLLKVLEDRKVLLESAYYNSEDNNTPAYIHDIFQNGLPADFRLVGATTRSPDEISPALRSRCMEIYFRPLLPEEIAVITRDAVQKIGLKPSPEAVEVVKQYATNGREAVNMIQLAAGLALTEGRDTLSAAEVEWVAGSSQLPLRAERKVPSSPQIGLVNGLAVYGPGMGTLLEIEVSAAPAANGQGRLNITGVVDEEELRGGSRTTRRKSMARGSIENVLTVLRMMKLDPDRYDLHVNFPGGTPIDGPSAGVAMAVAIVSAIRQLPVDNTVAITGEIGIHGRVKPVGGVVAKVEAAFQAGATTVLIPRENWQSLFADLGQLRVIPVDNVEEVFRHLFGTGTADIRLPAVSGETFSSPPSLLKADASGEILGG, encoded by the coding sequence ATGGAACTAAGTATACTGCTGATGATCGTGCAGCTCTTTTTCGCGCTGGTCATCGGCGTTTATTTTTGGAATCTGCTGCGCGGGCAAAAGACAAACAAGACGGCGGTAGACCGGGAATCGCGCAAGGAGCTCGATAAGCTGCGCAAGATGCGGATGATCTCACTGACCAAGCCGCTCTCGGAAAAGACCCGTCCGGCCTCTATCGGCGATATCGTCGGCCAGAAGGACGGGCTGCGTGCGCTCAAGGCGGCGCTTTGCAGCGCCAACCCGCAGCATGTCATTATCTACGGCCCGCCGGGTGTAGGCAAGACGGCGGCGGCCCGCGTGGTGATGGAGGAAGCGAAGAAAAATGCGCTGTCCCCGTTCAAGAAGGATGCCAAGTTCACGGAGATTGATGCCACGACTGCACGCTTCGATGAGCGCGGAATTGCTGATCCGCTCATCGGCTCGGTGCATGACCCGATCTATCAGGGTGCGGGGGCCATGGGGGTGGCCGGGGTTCCGCAGCCGAAGCCGGGGGCAGTGACCAAGGCGCATGGCGGGATTCTGTTCCTGGATGAGATCGGGGAGCTGCATCCGATCCAGATGAACAAGCTGCTGAAGGTGCTGGAGGACCGTAAGGTGCTGCTGGAGAGCGCCTACTACAATTCTGAAGACAACAATACACCGGCTTACATCCACGACATCTTCCAGAACGGCCTGCCTGCCGATTTCCGGCTGGTCGGGGCAACGACCCGTTCACCGGATGAGATCTCACCGGCGCTGCGTTCGCGCTGCATGGAGATCTATTTCCGTCCGTTGCTGCCGGAGGAGATTGCGGTCATCACCCGCGATGCCGTGCAGAAGATCGGACTGAAGCCGAGTCCGGAGGCGGTGGAAGTGGTGAAGCAATATGCCACGAACGGCCGCGAGGCCGTGAATATGATTCAGCTGGCCGCCGGACTGGCCTTGACTGAAGGCCGGGATACGCTGAGTGCGGCTGAAGTGGAGTGGGTGGCAGGCAGCAGCCAGCTGCCGTTGCGGGCGGAGCGCAAAGTTCCTTCATCCCCGCAGATCGGCCTCGTCAACGGGCTGGCGGTATACGGCCCCGGCATGGGCACCCTGCTTGAGATCGAAGTCTCGGCTGCGCCCGCTGCTAACGGGCAGGGCAGACTGAACATCACTGGTGTAGTCGATGAAGAGGAGCTGCGCGGAGGCTCGCGGACGACCCGGCGCAAGAGCATGGCCAGAGGGTCCATCGAGAATGTGCTGACCGTGCTGCGCATGATGAAGCTGGACCCGGACCGCTATGATCTGCATGTGAACTTCCCCGGCGGTACGCCAATCGACGGCCCGTCAGCAGGGGTGGCTATGGCGGTGGCGATTGTCTCCGCCATCCGCCAGCTGCCGGTCGACAACACCGTGGCGATCACGGGGGAGATCGGCATCCACGGCCGGGTGAAGCCGGTCGGCGGCGTTGTCGCCAAGGTGGAGGCCGCCTTCCAGGCCGGCGCCACCACCGTGCTTATCCCGAGGGAGAACTGGCAGTCGCTGTTCGCCGACCTCGGCCAGCTGCGGGTCATCCCCGTGGATAACGTGGAGGAGGTCTTCCGCCACCTGTTCGGCACAGGCACCGCAGACATAAGGCTGCCTGCGGTATCCGGCGAGACCTTCTCTTCGCCGCCTTCGCTGCTGAAGGCGGATGCTTCGGGGGAGATCTTGGGCGGGTAG
- a CDS encoding acyltransferase, with translation MVNDQKKIQFIQMLRGLAAVAVTIFHAKGHLPEQSPFTQWFFSAASSGVDIFFILSGFIMVITTTKNDSSFIYFFKFLIKRFARLWPTYAILTIIYLPAMALSAAIINRVDVNPSVTDMVKTLLFVPLITSKADAPFWGGSVLHTGWTLNYEVYFYVFFALCLLFGRFRWAVFFGWVATTLLIIPSFTGAISFDSKHYYGFQGYINLMSSPLIWEFVAGVIIGLLYLSPFKIRNKQICWLLVMLTTSFTAWMLLGGFRPGYGILNWGFSYIFLFSTLAITSKTLEFKIPPVLVWLGNISYSLYLVHPIIVHPIANIAWEYEPLQVALQGMPYILFLTALSIVFAAISYEFLEKRLSNWLRERLFSVLNGINSSKKEETIRTYHS, from the coding sequence ATGGTAAATGATCAAAAAAAAATTCAATTCATTCAAATGCTCCGTGGCTTAGCTGCTGTGGCTGTTACAATTTTCCACGCCAAAGGCCATCTGCCTGAACAATCTCCATTTACACAATGGTTTTTCTCCGCTGCTTCATCTGGTGTTGATATTTTCTTTATCCTTAGCGGATTTATTATGGTCATTACAACGACAAAGAATGACAGCTCATTTATATACTTTTTTAAATTCTTAATCAAACGATTTGCTAGGCTATGGCCGACTTACGCTATATTGACAATAATTTACTTGCCTGCAATGGCCTTAAGTGCTGCCATTATTAACCGAGTAGATGTCAATCCTTCAGTAACCGATATGGTAAAGACACTGCTTTTTGTACCACTTATAACCTCTAAAGCAGATGCCCCTTTTTGGGGGGGTTCTGTACTACATACAGGTTGGACTCTAAACTACGAGGTATATTTCTATGTGTTTTTTGCACTTTGTTTATTATTTGGTCGATTTCGTTGGGCTGTCTTTTTTGGTTGGGTGGCCACTACATTATTAATCATACCTTCTTTTACAGGAGCCATCTCCTTCGATTCAAAGCATTACTATGGTTTTCAGGGATACATTAATCTGATGTCATCACCACTTATTTGGGAATTCGTTGCTGGCGTTATTATCGGCTTGCTTTACTTATCCCCTTTTAAAATCAGAAACAAACAAATTTGTTGGCTTTTGGTTATGCTAACTACTTCTTTTACTGCTTGGATGCTTCTTGGCGGCTTTAGACCAGGTTACGGAATCTTAAATTGGGGTTTTTCTTACATCTTCTTATTTTCTACACTGGCGATAACAAGCAAAACCCTTGAATTCAAAATACCTCCTGTTTTAGTGTGGCTTGGTAATATATCCTACTCTCTTTATCTGGTGCACCCGATCATAGTGCATCCAATTGCAAATATCGCCTGGGAATACGAACCCTTACAAGTCGCACTCCAAGGAATGCCTTATATCTTATTTTTGACAGCATTAAGTATAGTTTTTGCAGCGATATCTTATGAATTTTTAGAAAAACGGCTATCGAATTGGCTTAGAGAACGATTATTTTCTGTCCTAAATGGAATTAATAGCAGTAAAAAGGAAGAAACAATAAGAACCTATCACAGTTGA
- the lon gene encoding endopeptidase La, whose product MIQSKSKGRRFPLLPLRGLLVYPSMVLHLDVGREKSVRALEKAMVEDNLILLCSQSEVNIEEPGQEDIFRIGTVANVRQMLKLPNGTIRVLVEGVERAEIIHYTDNEEFYEVMARELPEQEDVDQESDALMRTVLSQFEHYITLSKKVTPETLAAVSDIEEPGRLADVITSHLALKIKDKQEILETIDVSKRLEKLLDILNNEREVLELERKISQRVKKQMEKTQKEYYLREQMKAIQKELGEKEGRAGEADELRAQMEEKNLPERVQEKIEKEIDRLEKMPASSAEGSVIRNYVDWLLGLPWSEATEDDLDIKKAEQVLDADHYGLEKPKERVLEYLAVQKLVKGLKGPILCLVGPPGVGKTSLARSIARSLNRKFVRISLGGVRDEAEIRGHRRTYVGAMPGRIIQGMKTAGSVNPVFLLDEIDKMAADFRGDPSAALLEVLDPEQNNTFSDHFVELPFDLSNVMFVTTANAVHNIPRPLLDRMEMLFIPGYTELEKLQIASRYLLPKQRKNHGLEEEQLSIEEDSLLKIVREYTRESGVRSLEQQIAALCRKAAKQIVSEEKERVSILPDEIKDYLGISKYRYGMAELEDQIGTVTGLAWTEVGGDTLLIEVTVVQGTGKLTLTGQLGDVMKESAQAAFSYTRSKAEELGLAPDFHEKNDIHIHIPEGAIPKDGPSAGITIATALISALTKRYVSKDVAMTGEITLRGRVLPIGGLKEKSLAAHRAGYKKILLPKDNERDLKDIPESVRNDVEFVPVAHMDQVLKHALVEPFESRSTRTDNEISIEAPSSVH is encoded by the coding sequence ATGATACAAAGCAAATCCAAAGGTCGTCGTTTTCCTTTATTACCGCTTAGAGGTCTTCTTGTATACCCCAGTATGGTTCTGCATCTGGACGTAGGCCGCGAGAAGTCAGTCCGGGCACTAGAGAAAGCTATGGTCGAAGATAACCTGATTCTCCTCTGCTCCCAGTCGGAAGTGAATATAGAGGAGCCGGGACAAGAAGATATTTTTCGGATCGGTACGGTTGCGAATGTGCGGCAGATGCTCAAGCTTCCTAACGGCACCATCCGTGTGCTGGTGGAAGGCGTAGAACGGGCCGAGATTATTCATTATACGGATAACGAAGAGTTCTATGAGGTGATGGCGCGTGAGCTGCCGGAGCAGGAGGATGTGGATCAGGAGAGCGATGCGCTGATGCGCACCGTCCTGAGTCAATTCGAGCACTACATCACCTTGTCGAAGAAGGTAACTCCCGAGACGCTCGCTGCGGTCTCCGATATTGAAGAGCCGGGCCGGCTGGCCGATGTCATCACCAGTCACCTGGCACTGAAGATTAAGGACAAACAGGAGATCCTGGAGACCATCGATGTCAGCAAACGCCTGGAGAAGCTGCTCGATATCCTCAACAATGAGCGCGAGGTGCTGGAGCTGGAACGCAAGATCAGCCAGCGTGTGAAGAAGCAGATGGAGAAGACCCAGAAGGAGTATTACCTGCGCGAACAGATGAAAGCGATCCAGAAGGAGCTTGGCGAGAAGGAAGGCCGGGCAGGAGAAGCCGATGAGCTGCGCGCCCAGATGGAAGAGAAGAATCTGCCGGAACGGGTGCAGGAGAAGATTGAGAAGGAAATCGACCGTCTGGAGAAAATGCCGGCAAGCTCGGCGGAAGGAAGCGTCATCCGCAACTATGTGGATTGGCTGCTTGGCCTGCCTTGGAGCGAGGCTACGGAAGATGATCTGGATATCAAGAAGGCGGAGCAGGTGCTGGATGCCGATCACTATGGCCTTGAGAAGCCGAAGGAACGCGTGCTGGAATATCTCGCTGTCCAGAAGCTGGTCAAAGGTCTGAAGGGTCCGATTCTCTGTCTGGTTGGCCCTCCGGGTGTCGGCAAAACCTCGCTCGCCCGCTCTATCGCCCGCTCCCTGAACCGCAAGTTCGTCCGCATTTCACTCGGCGGCGTGCGGGATGAGGCGGAGATCCGCGGACACCGCCGGACTTATGTCGGGGCCATGCCGGGACGAATCATCCAGGGGATGAAGACAGCAGGCAGCGTCAATCCGGTCTTCCTGCTGGATGAGATCGACAAGATGGCAGCCGATTTCCGCGGCGACCCGTCAGCAGCGCTGCTGGAGGTGCTTGATCCGGAACAGAACAATACGTTCAGCGATCATTTTGTAGAGCTGCCGTTTGATCTGTCGAATGTCATGTTCGTCACTACGGCGAATGCCGTGCACAACATTCCGCGCCCGCTGCTGGACCGGATGGAGATGCTGTTCATTCCCGGCTATACGGAGCTTGAGAAGCTGCAGATTGCCAGCCGTTACCTGCTGCCGAAGCAGCGTAAGAATCACGGTCTTGAAGAGGAACAGTTATCCATTGAAGAGGATAGCCTGCTGAAGATTGTCCGCGAGTACACCCGGGAATCGGGAGTGCGCAGCCTGGAGCAGCAGATTGCCGCCCTCTGCCGCAAAGCCGCCAAGCAGATTGTCTCGGAAGAGAAGGAGCGGGTCAGCATTCTGCCGGATGAGATCAAGGATTATCTCGGTATCTCCAAATACCGTTATGGTATGGCGGAGCTGGAGGATCAGATCGGTACCGTAACCGGACTGGCTTGGACCGAGGTCGGCGGCGATACGCTGCTGATTGAAGTGACGGTTGTCCAGGGTACCGGGAAGCTGACGCTGACCGGACAGTTGGGCGATGTGATGAAGGAATCGGCACAAGCCGCCTTCAGCTACACCCGTTCGAAGGCGGAGGAGCTGGGGCTGGCGCCGGACTTCCACGAGAAGAACGACATTCATATCCACATTCCCGAAGGAGCTATTCCGAAGGATGGCCCGTCGGCAGGTATCACGATTGCTACCGCCCTGATCTCTGCTCTGACGAAGCGTTATGTATCGAAGGATGTGGCGATGACCGGTGAGATTACACTGCGCGGACGTGTGCTGCCGATCGGGGGCCTCAAGGAGAAATCCCTGGCTGCCCACCGTGCCGGCTACAAGAAGATTCTCCTGCCTAAGGACAACGAGCGTGACCTGAAGGATATTCCGGAAAGTGTCCGGAATGATGTGGAATTCGTGCCGGTAGCCCATATGGACCAGGTGCTGAAGCATGCGCTGGTGGAACCTTTTGAGAGCAGAAGCACCCGAACAGATAACGAAATAAGCATTGAAGCGCCAAGTAGTGTGCATTAG
- the yihA gene encoding ribosome biogenesis GTP-binding protein YihA/YsxC, which yields MKVNNAEFVISAVGPDQYPVDALPEIALAGRSNVGKSSLINRMINRKNLARTSSTPGKTQHMNYYRVNESMYFVDFPGYGYAKVSKTQRASWGKMVEKYMAERETLKMVLLVVDLRHPPTGNDKMMFDWLKHYDLPLCVVATKADKIPKTRWPKHIKVMKQELGVLPGDSFIAYSSEIGLGKDELWELIDRHTLPTEEELPAEPDDQISGDEPLQEEPSEA from the coding sequence ATGAAAGTTAATAACGCCGAATTTGTGATTAGTGCCGTTGGCCCTGATCAATACCCTGTGGATGCCTTGCCGGAGATTGCTCTGGCAGGGCGCTCCAATGTAGGGAAGTCCTCACTGATCAACCGCATGATTAACCGCAAGAATCTCGCCCGCACCAGCTCTACGCCGGGGAAGACGCAGCATATGAACTATTACCGGGTGAATGAGAGTATGTATTTCGTCGATTTCCCGGGTTACGGATATGCCAAAGTATCCAAGACACAACGCGCTTCCTGGGGTAAAATGGTAGAGAAGTACATGGCTGAGCGCGAAACGCTCAAGATGGTACTTCTGGTGGTAGACCTGCGCCATCCGCCGACCGGCAACGACAAGATGATGTTCGACTGGCTGAAGCATTACGATCTTCCGCTCTGTGTAGTGGCAACGAAGGCAGACAAAATTCCGAAGACCCGCTGGCCGAAGCATATCAAAGTTATGAAGCAGGAGCTCGGCGTATTGCCGGGGGACAGCTTCATCGCGTATTCTTCGGAAATCGGGCTCGGCAAAGATGAACTATGGGAACTTATCGACAGACATACTCTACCTACCGAAGAAGAGCTTCCGGCAGAACCGGATGATCAGATTTCCGGGGATGAACCGCTGCAAGAAGAGCCTTCTGAGGCTTAA